One stretch of Chryseobacterium indologenes DNA includes these proteins:
- the map gene encoding type I methionyl aminopeptidase has protein sequence MSITNDDQLIGMQKVSEAVAYTLKEMTKYAQPGITTKELDEYGGKILADFGAKSAPYLTYGFPGWTCISVDNEFCHGIPTDQRILKDGDLINIDVSAELNGYWADNGGSFVIGKDINQHQTLVDASKNILQKTIDNIKGGVKIADIGFLMEAEAKKRGFKVIKNLAGHGVGKSLHEQPDELLNYKNRFDTRRFKKNSVVAIETFISTSSNLAVELKDGWTMVGNKGGYMAQHEHTILITDGKPVILTQMNGILN, from the coding sequence ATGTCAATTACCAACGACGATCAGTTAATCGGAATGCAGAAAGTGAGTGAAGCGGTTGCTTATACCCTGAAAGAGATGACGAAATACGCTCAGCCAGGGATAACCACCAAAGAGCTTGATGAATATGGAGGTAAAATCCTTGCTGATTTTGGAGCGAAGTCTGCACCTTATCTTACGTATGGATTTCCCGGATGGACATGTATCAGCGTGGATAACGAATTTTGCCATGGGATTCCTACAGATCAGAGAATTTTGAAGGATGGTGATCTTATCAATATTGATGTTTCCGCTGAACTCAACGGATATTGGGCTGATAATGGAGGTTCTTTTGTGATTGGAAAAGATATCAATCAGCATCAGACATTAGTAGATGCATCCAAGAATATTCTTCAGAAAACAATTGATAATATAAAAGGAGGAGTAAAAATAGCCGATATCGGATTTTTAATGGAGGCAGAAGCCAAAAAAAGAGGCTTTAAAGTCATTAAAAACCTTGCCGGACATGGAGTAGGAAAAAGCTTACATGAACAGCCGGATGAATTGCTGAATTATAAAAACCGTTTTGATACCAGACGCTTTAAGAAAAATTCTGTGGTAGCGATTGAAACATTTATTTCTACTTCCTCAAATCTTGCTGTAGAACTAAAAGATGGCTGGACTATGGTAGGAAACAAAGGAGGCTATATGGCACAACATGAACATACCATTTTAATCACTGATGGAAAGCCTGTCATTCTAACCCAAATGAATGGAATACTGAATTAG
- a CDS encoding M20/M25/M40 family metallo-hydrolase, translated as MKKILLAILGILVILAAIVLIKTYTYPFKKIASGAGEGWKPVKNDSAVARFSGGIKIPTVSTGSLGEFNYEPFDRFKEYLKTNYPLVYQNTENVEVNKYGLVFRLKGSNPTLEPILFLAHIDVVPPGDADVKNTTENIFRPDDKPSEPVAKVAEDWDFAPFSGTVANGRIYGRGAIDMKGMLFSLMESMNNLIKSKQIPQRDIYLAFGFDEEVGGKNGAIQIAGYFKKKGLTFDAVYDEGGLIMRKGNVAGIDSDVAVVGCAEKGFLSAKIKVKGLGGHSSMPPMESAIGKAAVIMQKLEDDQMKPEITPLIKEFFDNIGGAMPFTTRMALANQWLLKPVLISQLTKSNTTNALVRTTTALTMMKGSDGTNVLSPEVEFVVNFRLLPGNTVKDVRDHIAKATKGFDVEVEEIDNTREASAISPSNTKAFKLIEAGVKEIYPGAIVSPYLTMAGTDAGKYEIVSKNVYRFMPIRINSAEQQSIHSTNEYLSIENYLKMIHYFEFMMKNYDK; from the coding sequence ATGAAAAAAATTCTTTTAGCCATTCTGGGAATTCTAGTTATTCTTGCTGCTATAGTATTGATCAAAACGTACACTTACCCTTTTAAAAAAATAGCTTCAGGAGCAGGAGAAGGATGGAAGCCTGTAAAAAATGATTCCGCAGTAGCAAGATTTTCCGGTGGAATAAAGATTCCTACCGTTTCTACAGGAAGTTTGGGTGAATTTAATTATGAACCTTTTGACAGGTTTAAAGAATACCTGAAAACAAACTATCCGTTAGTATATCAAAATACTGAAAATGTAGAAGTCAATAAATACGGGTTGGTTTTCAGACTTAAAGGAAGTAATCCAACATTGGAGCCAATATTGTTTTTAGCTCACATAGATGTGGTGCCGCCAGGAGATGCCGATGTTAAAAATACAACAGAAAATATTTTCAGACCAGATGATAAACCGTCAGAACCTGTTGCTAAAGTTGCTGAAGATTGGGATTTTGCCCCTTTTTCGGGTACCGTGGCCAATGGCAGAATTTATGGTAGAGGAGCTATAGATATGAAAGGAATGCTTTTCTCCCTAATGGAGTCTATGAATAATCTGATTAAAAGTAAACAGATTCCCCAACGTGATATCTATCTGGCTTTTGGATTTGATGAAGAAGTAGGAGGAAAGAATGGAGCCATTCAGATTGCCGGATATTTTAAGAAAAAAGGATTGACGTTTGACGCTGTATATGATGAAGGCGGGCTCATTATGCGAAAAGGAAATGTGGCGGGTATTGATTCTGATGTGGCGGTAGTAGGCTGTGCTGAGAAAGGATTCCTTTCTGCAAAAATAAAAGTAAAAGGACTGGGTGGGCATTCCTCAATGCCTCCTATGGAAAGTGCTATTGGAAAAGCAGCTGTCATTATGCAAAAACTGGAGGACGATCAGATGAAACCGGAGATAACTCCATTAATTAAAGAATTTTTTGATAATATTGGCGGAGCAATGCCATTTACAACCAGAATGGCATTGGCAAATCAATGGCTGCTAAAACCTGTTCTGATCTCACAGCTGACGAAAAGCAATACAACCAATGCATTGGTACGAACTACAACGGCACTCACCATGATGAAAGGAAGTGACGGTACTAATGTGCTTTCTCCAGAGGTTGAATTTGTAGTCAATTTCAGACTTCTTCCCGGAAATACAGTAAAAGACGTGCGTGATCATATCGCAAAAGCTACAAAAGGTTTTGATGTTGAGGTAGAAGAAATTGACAATACAAGAGAAGCATCTGCCATATCCCCATCCAATACAAAAGCATTTAAATTAATAGAAGCCGGAGTAAAAGAGATCTATCCTGGAGCTATTGTTTCTCCTTATCTTACCATGGCCGGAACCGATGCCGGTAAATATGAAATTGTAAGCAAAAACGTTTACAGATTCATGCCGATCAGAATCAACAGTGCAGAACAGCAGAGTATTCACAGTACCAACGAATATCTAAGCATAGAAAATTATCTGAAAATGATTCATTATTTCGAGTTTATGATGAAAAATTATGACAAGTAG
- a CDS encoding DUF2490 domain-containing protein, which translates to MMFGIKKILIILSITGCLGSLVKAQISPPGLGDAKTAFWSAFGVKRNLDSLAKKQTMSYIAIGRKSTPDNDNLFAKQAIFVLNHEFYHSFAPHQQYSYALSYRRQPEYEKEAPYDKEGIEQEFRIYGRYAYTFDLGKKLKLKNTVRQEFRKFFDADFHQVDEDFQLRTRIKSQLTYNLSPKNNQKLALSAEALFSISHLNEDDQHWNSFGYRELRLAAYYMFNIPNSPFTVDIGYMDDLIRGSTSIHHGGVHYIAADLIWNIPYKKKETTDQDYLD; encoded by the coding sequence ATGATGTTTGGTATCAAAAAAATTCTTATCATATTAAGTATAACAGGTTGTTTGGGAAGCCTGGTAAAAGCACAGATCAGTCCGCCTGGTTTAGGAGATGCCAAAACTGCATTCTGGTCAGCATTTGGAGTAAAACGCAATCTGGATTCTTTGGCAAAGAAGCAAACTATGAGCTATATTGCTATTGGCCGTAAAAGTACTCCGGATAATGATAATCTGTTTGCAAAACAGGCGATTTTTGTATTGAATCACGAATTTTATCATTCTTTCGCTCCTCATCAGCAATACAGTTATGCACTTAGCTACCGACGACAGCCTGAGTATGAGAAAGAAGCTCCTTACGATAAAGAAGGTATAGAGCAGGAATTCAGAATTTACGGAAGATATGCCTATACTTTTGATTTGGGAAAAAAACTAAAGCTTAAAAATACAGTCCGACAGGAATTCAGAAAGTTCTTTGATGCTGATTTTCATCAAGTGGATGAAGATTTTCAGCTAAGAACCCGTATCAAAAGCCAGCTAACCTATAATTTATCTCCTAAGAATAATCAGAAACTGGCATTAAGCGCTGAAGCTCTGTTTTCCATCAGTCATCTCAATGAAGATGACCAGCACTGGAATTCTTTTGGATACCGGGAACTGCGACTGGCCGCTTATTATATGTTCAATATCCCTAACTCTCCTTTTACGGTAGATATTGGTTATATGGACGATCTGATCAGAGGCAGCACAAGCATTCATCACGGAGGGGTGCATTATATTGCTGCTGACCTCATCTGGAATATTCCTTATAAAAAGAAAGAAACAACGGATCAGGATTATCTCGATTAG
- a CDS encoding TonB-dependent receptor has protein sequence MIRASECELLMKSTTHAHETRQESVLQGEKIKWSKPFLIFFFSLISITKIYAQDLQGGITGKVNMVDGQPLRAISVSLLEAERQTLTDDDGNYRFTNINAGSYTIKLQILGSKEIRIPIEVKSGENTTLDYQLTKENIQAIQEVVIMKNVNRFSKKESGFVARLPLKNLENPQVYNTVTKELFQEQIAVDLGSISKNVPGAGVPMIANQGRVTFRSRGFETEPNARNGVAGAAFSVIDPVNLERIEAIKGPSATLFGKSVASSYGGVYNRVTKKPYNKFGGEVGYVGGSWDYNRLTVDVNTPVNKDRTALFRLNAAGTFEKSFQDLGFTNSLAIAPSFSYQINDRMSLLLDVEFNQAKGTSVVRFNPYTGSNKTQSIADMKFPYYKNFLGDDLAYETQMMNIFAQLNYKVSENWTSQTIISRARSTINGYISAINGKTDSTASAQVMVGTTSFIATNIQQNFIGDFHIGRFRNRMVVGLDYYNNSNHFDRYHTNTKVFNFVHPSADFRVNRNTIDALTATSAMRKENNSDNTYAAYVSNVFNVTDQLMVMASLRVDRFQFKGVYDITTGQIKGGLSNSGTQAGPYSQTALSPKLGLVYEILKNRVSLFGNYMNGFNNVSGVDINGNSFKPEYANQLEFGVKADIFNHKLVGTLSYYNIRVDNILRTNPDDINYSIQDGTQLSKGFEAELTANPFEGLNIVAGYAYNDSKFTNANPSVNGLRPALSGPANMFNFWVSYRIPQGKLKGLGIGGGGNMGSSSYQTNTQTAKVIIPSYTMFDLGIFYDQPKYRVGLKFDNITNEKAWSVRLTPQAPARFLGSVSLKF, from the coding sequence ATGATACGAGCAAGTGAATGTGAACTTCTGATGAAGTCGACAACCCATGCCCATGAAACAAGACAAGAAAGTGTTTTACAGGGTGAAAAAATCAAATGGTCTAAGCCATTTTTGATTTTTTTCTTTTCTTTAATAAGCATAACCAAAATATATGCACAGGACCTTCAAGGTGGAATAACCGGTAAGGTTAACATGGTAGATGGACAGCCTTTAAGAGCAATATCGGTTTCATTATTGGAAGCAGAACGTCAAACCTTGACAGATGATGATGGAAATTATCGCTTTACAAATATAAATGCAGGTTCCTACACCATAAAGCTGCAAATTTTAGGATCTAAAGAAATACGTATTCCTATTGAAGTAAAATCAGGAGAGAATACCACCTTGGACTATCAGCTGACTAAAGAAAATATTCAGGCAATACAGGAAGTAGTCATCATGAAAAATGTCAACAGGTTTTCTAAAAAAGAAAGCGGGTTTGTGGCAAGACTGCCTTTAAAGAATCTGGAAAATCCTCAGGTATATAATACCGTAACCAAGGAACTTTTTCAGGAACAGATTGCTGTAGACCTTGGAAGTATTTCTAAAAATGTACCGGGTGCCGGTGTTCCTATGATTGCCAATCAGGGAAGGGTAACATTCCGCTCAAGAGGATTTGAAACAGAGCCTAATGCCAGAAATGGGGTAGCCGGAGCTGCCTTTTCAGTAATAGATCCTGTAAATTTGGAACGTATTGAAGCAATAAAAGGTCCCTCTGCCACTTTATTCGGGAAGAGTGTAGCGAGCAGCTATGGTGGTGTGTATAACCGTGTGACGAAAAAACCTTACAATAAGTTTGGAGGTGAAGTAGGTTATGTTGGGGGAAGTTGGGATTATAACCGATTAACAGTAGATGTGAATACTCCGGTGAATAAAGACCGAACAGCACTTTTCCGCCTTAATGCTGCCGGAACATTTGAAAAAAGCTTTCAGGACTTAGGATTTACGAATTCATTGGCTATTGCTCCAAGTTTTTCTTATCAGATTAACGATCGTATGTCGCTCCTTTTAGATGTAGAGTTTAACCAGGCAAAAGGAACCTCAGTAGTGCGTTTTAATCCTTATACAGGAAGTAACAAAACTCAGTCTATTGCAGATATGAAGTTCCCTTATTATAAAAATTTCCTGGGTGACGATCTTGCTTATGAGACGCAGATGATGAATATCTTTGCCCAACTTAATTATAAAGTATCAGAAAACTGGACTTCCCAAACAATTATATCCCGTGCAAGATCTACAATTAATGGCTATATTTCTGCGATTAACGGAAAAACAGATTCTACGGCAAGTGCTCAGGTGATGGTAGGAACTACTTCATTTATTGCAACGAATATTCAGCAAAACTTTATCGGAGATTTCCATATCGGACGCTTTAGAAACAGAATGGTTGTTGGCTTGGATTATTACAACAATTCAAATCATTTTGACCGTTATCATACCAATACAAAGGTATTTAATTTTGTACATCCATCTGCTGACTTCAGAGTGAACCGTAATACTATTGATGCACTTACAGCAACTTCTGCTATGAGAAAAGAAAATAACAGTGATAATACTTATGCTGCTTATGTTTCCAATGTATTCAATGTAACAGATCAGTTAATGGTAATGGCCAGTTTAAGGGTAGATAGATTCCAGTTTAAAGGAGTGTATGACATTACTACAGGCCAGATAAAAGGGGGGTTAAGCAATAGTGGAACGCAGGCTGGCCCTTATTCACAAACGGCGCTTTCTCCTAAGTTAGGGCTTGTTTATGAAATATTGAAGAACAGAGTTTCCCTCTTTGGAAACTATATGAATGGTTTTAATAATGTGAGTGGAGTAGATATTAACGGAAATTCTTTCAAACCAGAATATGCCAATCAATTGGAATTTGGGGTGAAAGCAGATATTTTCAATCATAAATTGGTAGGAACTCTAAGTTATTATAATATTCGTGTTGATAATATTTTAAGAACCAATCCAGATGATATCAACTATTCTATCCAGGATGGAACACAGTTAAGCAAAGGGTTTGAAGCAGAGTTAACAGCCAATCCTTTTGAGGGACTCAATATTGTTGCAGGATATGCTTATAATGACAGCAAGTTTACCAATGCCAATCCTTCCGTTAATGGATTAAGACCTGCATTATCAGGTCCTGCCAATATGTTTAATTTCTGGGTCAGCTACAGAATTCCGCAAGGTAAGCTAAAAGGTCTTGGAATAGGTGGTGGTGGAAATATGGGATCTTCATCTTACCAAACCAACACCCAGACTGCTAAAGTGATTATTCCATCCTATACAATGTTTGACCTTGGGATCTTCTACGACCAGCCCAAATATAGAGTGGGACTGAAGTTTGATAATATTACGAATGAAAAAGCCTGGTCTGTACGTTTAACACCACAGGCACCAGCTCGTTTCTTAGGAAGTGTTTCTCTGAAATTCTAA
- a CDS encoding asparaginase, with the protein MKRKVLLIYTGGTIGMEKDYETGSLRAFDFGNIFEKMPEMKLMECEVFVHPFAKPLDSSDMGPDEWRVIANYIHENYNDYDGFLILHGTDTMSYTASALSFMLKGLRKPVIMTGSQLPIGDLRTDAKENLLTSLYYASLYENDEAVIQEVAIYFEYKLLRGNRTLKYSAEYFDAYASPNYPILGQSGVHLNIIKDNLFRCDPEIEFHVDEHISEDVLFWRIFPGMHLSHFKEIPKMKVLILQVFGSGTIFSSEKTQETLQEIRNNGTDIVVVSQCISGGISFGKYENSNIFSRIGAISGRDMTAETAITKAMHLIDNPNYSGSFADNFTQSLCGEITAEKMH; encoded by the coding sequence ATGAAGCGAAAAGTCCTACTCATCTATACCGGCGGAACCATCGGTATGGAAAAAGATTATGAAACCGGAAGTCTGCGTGCCTTTGATTTTGGCAATATCTTCGAAAAGATGCCTGAAATGAAGCTTATGGAATGTGAAGTTTTTGTACATCCTTTTGCCAAACCCTTGGACTCATCGGATATGGGACCTGATGAATGGAGAGTAATAGCCAACTATATTCATGAAAACTACAATGATTATGACGGATTTCTGATTCTTCACGGAACAGACACAATGTCTTATACTGCTTCAGCATTAAGTTTTATGTTAAAAGGATTGAGAAAGCCGGTTATTATGACAGGTTCACAGTTACCTATTGGTGATCTTAGAACGGATGCGAAAGAAAATCTTCTGACCAGTCTTTATTATGCCAGTTTGTATGAAAACGACGAAGCTGTCATTCAGGAAGTAGCCATCTATTTTGAATACAAACTATTAAGAGGAAACAGAACACTGAAATATTCCGCCGAATATTTCGACGCGTATGCAAGTCCAAACTACCCTATCCTTGGACAATCCGGTGTTCATTTAAATATTATCAAAGACAATCTTTTCCGTTGTGACCCGGAAATAGAATTTCATGTTGATGAACATATCTCTGAAGATGTTCTGTTCTGGAGAATTTTTCCGGGAATGCATCTGAGCCACTTCAAAGAAATCCCTAAAATGAAAGTACTGATTCTTCAGGTTTTCGGTTCCGGAACGATTTTCAGTAGTGAAAAGACCCAGGAAACTCTTCAGGAGATCAGAAATAACGGCACTGACATTGTAGTGGTAAGCCAGTGTATCTCTGGTGGCATTTCTTTTGGTAAATATGAGAACAGTAATATTTTCTCAAGAATCGGGGCTATCAGCGGAAGAGATATGACTGCGGAGACTGCCATTACCAAAGCGATGCACTTAATTGACAATCCTAATTACTCCGGAAGTTTCGCGGATAACTTTACCCAAAGCCTTTGCGGGGAAATTACTGCTGAAAAAATGCATTAA
- a CDS encoding TrmH family RNA methyltransferase: MQMKDLAQTYEYLKQFLTEERLAKIEHFSQESSDFVLPVVEDIYQFRNAAAIVRSVEACGFHKVVALQEEYSFEPNLRVTKGADTWVEVEKLPRNMDSFQEIKDRGYKIVVVSLENNAKMLPEYEITEPIALVFGTEMEGVSQEILDFADETLAIPMYGFTRSFNVSVAASICMYELKQKLIKSGIDYKLDEERLLRMKILWTVNSIRSGQQIFEKYLKENNIDWK; encoded by the coding sequence ATGCAGATGAAAGATTTAGCGCAAACTTATGAATATTTAAAACAGTTTTTAACAGAAGAAAGATTAGCAAAGATTGAGCATTTCTCTCAGGAAAGTTCAGATTTTGTACTTCCGGTGGTAGAAGATATCTATCAGTTCAGGAATGCAGCAGCCATTGTACGTTCTGTAGAAGCCTGTGGTTTTCATAAAGTAGTGGCTTTGCAGGAAGAATACAGTTTTGAACCCAATCTTAGGGTAACCAAAGGAGCGGATACCTGGGTAGAGGTAGAAAAACTTCCCCGAAATATGGACTCTTTTCAGGAAATTAAAGACAGAGGCTACAAAATTGTGGTGGTTTCTCTGGAAAATAATGCTAAAATGCTTCCTGAATATGAGATTACAGAACCTATAGCCTTGGTATTCGGAACAGAAATGGAAGGCGTTTCTCAGGAAATTCTGGATTTTGCGGATGAAACACTGGCTATTCCGATGTATGGTTTTACCCGAAGCTTTAATGTTTCCGTAGCTGCTTCCATCTGTATGTATGAATTGAAGCAAAAGCTCATAAAATCAGGTATTGATTATAAGTTAGATGAAGAAAGACTTCTAAGAATGAAAATTCTCTGGACAGTAAACTCTATCAGAAGCGGCCAACAGATTTTTGAAAAATATCTGAAAGAAAATAATATCGATTGGAAATAA
- a CDS encoding RsmE family RNA methyltransferase codes for MKLFYGEITGNKVIINDEEQQHIVKVLRMKEGEDIHVTDGNGALASGKLVIEGKKAGIEVSEIKNDLPSFTPKLHIAIAPTKNIDRIEFFVEKAVEMGISEISIIATEKTERKNINIDKIRKQAIAASKQSLRFHFPVIHDTVKLTDFLKGITPENTFVAHCHENLERTELKNIPVMEEITFLIGPEGDFSEKEITFLAEHKIKAVSLGNQRLRTETAGVFVAAWNYCNMI; via the coding sequence ATGAAATTATTTTACGGAGAAATAACAGGTAATAAAGTCATCATCAATGATGAGGAACAACAGCACATTGTGAAAGTTCTTCGAATGAAGGAAGGTGAAGATATCCACGTAACAGATGGAAATGGAGCTTTGGCTTCAGGAAAACTGGTTATAGAAGGAAAAAAAGCTGGTATTGAAGTTTCAGAAATTAAAAATGATCTTCCAAGCTTTACTCCTAAACTTCATATTGCAATTGCTCCTACAAAGAATATTGACAGGATAGAATTTTTTGTGGAAAAAGCTGTGGAAATGGGTATCTCTGAGATAAGCATTATTGCTACAGAAAAAACTGAACGTAAAAATATCAATATTGATAAAATAAGAAAACAGGCCATTGCAGCATCTAAGCAAAGTTTGAGATTTCATTTCCCTGTTATTCATGATACTGTAAAGCTAACAGATTTCTTAAAAGGTATTACCCCTGAAAACACTTTTGTAGCGCATTGTCATGAAAATCTTGAAAGAACGGAACTTAAAAATATTCCTGTAATGGAAGAGATTACTTTTCTCATTGGACCTGAAGGGGATTTTTCTGAAAAGGAAATTACATTTCTTGCGGAACATAAAATCAAAGCAGTTTCATTAGGAAATCAAAGGCTGAGAACTGAAACAGCCGGTGTATTTGTAGCTGCATGGAATTATTGCAACATGATCTAG
- the tsaD gene encoding tRNA (adenosine(37)-N6)-threonylcarbamoyltransferase complex transferase subunit TsaD: protein MSDSIILGIESSCDDTSAAIIKGNSILSNIAANQAIHKEYGGVVPELASRAHQQNIIPVVEKSFTKANIQQNAISAIGFTRGPGLLGSLLVGTSFAKSLAMSLNVPLIEVNHLQAHILAHFIEDANPVPPTFPFLCLTVSGGHTMIVLVKDYFDMEIIGKTTDDAAGEAFDKIGKIFDLDYPAGPIIDRLAKEGNPDAFKFNKPKLENYDYSFSGIKTSVLYFIQKEVRKNPDFIKENLNDLCASVQKCIIEILMNKLEKAAKELNVKDVAIAGGVSANSALRKAMEDNKEKLGWNIYIPKFEYTTDNAAMIAMVAQLKFERGEFTDLRTSATAKYDL from the coding sequence ATGAGCGACTCTATAATTTTAGGTATTGAATCGTCTTGCGACGACACCTCAGCAGCTATCATCAAGGGGAATTCTATTCTTTCAAATATTGCTGCGAACCAGGCTATCCATAAAGAATATGGAGGCGTGGTTCCTGAATTGGCTTCGCGAGCCCATCAACAAAATATAATCCCCGTTGTTGAAAAATCTTTTACCAAAGCAAATATACAACAAAATGCAATCTCTGCTATAGGATTTACACGTGGCCCCGGACTTTTGGGATCACTTCTTGTAGGAACATCATTTGCTAAGTCTCTGGCTATGAGCCTCAATGTCCCATTAATTGAAGTTAATCATCTTCAAGCCCACATTCTGGCCCATTTCATCGAGGATGCAAATCCTGTGCCGCCTACTTTTCCATTTCTATGTCTTACCGTAAGTGGTGGCCATACCATGATTGTATTGGTAAAAGATTATTTTGATATGGAAATTATCGGAAAAACAACGGATGATGCCGCCGGAGAGGCCTTTGATAAAATTGGAAAGATCTTTGATCTGGATTACCCTGCCGGACCAATCATTGACAGGCTTGCTAAAGAAGGAAACCCTGATGCTTTCAAATTTAATAAACCCAAACTGGAAAACTACGATTATTCTTTCAGTGGTATTAAAACATCTGTTTTGTATTTTATTCAGAAGGAAGTCAGAAAAAATCCGGATTTCATTAAGGAAAACCTCAACGATCTGTGTGCGTCAGTACAGAAATGTATCATTGAAATCCTGATGAACAAGCTTGAAAAAGCTGCTAAAGAGCTTAATGTAAAAGATGTGGCCATTGCAGGTGGAGTTTCTGCCAATTCTGCATTAAGAAAGGCTATGGAAGACAACAAAGAAAAATTAGGATGGAATATCTACATCCCAAAGTTTGAATATACCACCGATAATGCAGCGATGATTGCCATGGTAGCACAATTGAAGTTTGAAAGAGGTGAATTTACTGATCTTAGAACTTCTGCTACTGCAAAATATGACTTATGA